In Arthrobacter sp. SLBN-112, a genomic segment contains:
- a CDS encoding helix-turn-helix domain-containing protein — MVDAEAGEGPEDDDGPRPGAHAGFDGSAAGPGGPVVTVDIPVRGVLMGRLEVGVPDAADVALAQVAGERSVDILGLALLQHTPPGLHALAGAELMRAVLSSAPEWRLEQLAPAAGFPADSPAVVAAIHAASPQEVRGAVETFLSSRRIPCAAYLDDAELVVMIGLSRTDTAGERRQLLDSMKGLAGDPDAVIAVGPLAGRVSEASWSLAEARRALEVRQIRRRNASVRRQYPARGLVVVDAEDAAVESLSLTCLDASAREAFVIRQLRAVLEHDAQRQSQLLETLQVWLDSGCNTAQSARELHLERQSMHHRLQRIFELCGGDPRGTGRLAALHLAARMAGLP, encoded by the coding sequence GTGGTCGACGCGGAAGCCGGGGAAGGACCGGAGGACGACGACGGCCCCAGGCCGGGTGCGCACGCCGGCTTTGACGGCAGTGCCGCAGGGCCCGGCGGACCGGTGGTCACCGTGGATATTCCTGTGCGCGGTGTCCTGATGGGCCGGCTTGAGGTGGGGGTGCCGGACGCCGCGGACGTGGCGCTGGCGCAGGTGGCCGGAGAACGCTCCGTGGACATCCTTGGGCTGGCGCTGCTGCAGCACACTCCCCCCGGGCTGCATGCCTTGGCCGGGGCCGAACTGATGCGGGCCGTGCTGAGTTCCGCCCCGGAGTGGCGGCTTGAGCAGCTGGCCCCTGCGGCCGGCTTTCCGGCGGATTCCCCGGCGGTGGTGGCGGCAATCCACGCGGCGTCACCGCAGGAGGTGCGTGGCGCCGTCGAAACCTTCCTGAGCTCACGCCGGATTCCCTGCGCCGCTTACCTGGACGACGCCGAGCTGGTGGTGATGATCGGGCTGTCCCGCACCGATACCGCCGGTGAGCGGCGGCAGCTGCTGGATTCGATGAAGGGCTTGGCGGGCGACCCTGATGCGGTGATTGCCGTGGGGCCCTTGGCCGGCAGGGTGTCGGAGGCTTCCTGGTCGCTGGCGGAGGCGCGGCGGGCCTTGGAGGTGCGCCAGATCCGGCGGCGGAACGCGTCGGTGCGCCGGCAGTATCCGGCCCGCGGCCTGGTGGTGGTCGATGCGGAGGATGCCGCCGTCGAAAGCCTGTCCCTGACCTGCCTGGATGCCTCGGCACGGGAGGCGTTCGTGATCCGGCAGTTGCGGGCGGTCCTGGAGCATGACGCACAACGGCAGTCCCAGCTGCTGGAGACCTTGCAGGTGTGGCTGGACTCGGGCTGCAATACCGCTCAGTCAGCGCGCGAACTGCACCTGGAGCGGCAGTCCATGCACCACCGGCTGCAGCGGATTTTCGAGCTGTGCGGAGGCGATCCCCGCGGAACGGGGCGGCTGGCTGCATTGCACCTTGCTGCCCGGATGGCGGGGCTCCCCTGA
- a CDS encoding PucR family transcriptional regulator ligand-binding domain-containing protein, which translates to MSLFLGEILAHPALAAADPVVHPLGAVTDAQPVRWVHSSEVLDIAPLLRGGELLLCGGITLATATPAKREDYVRELAQRGIAALAIETGGALPEIPADMLTKAEEYGLPVVELRKVVPFVGVMQAINSMLVSESVGHLQQADAATRAMAAELAHGASLDKILSVLAGITRAAVKLTSPWGVTMGSAVPRGVEQCGRRGSRGRTGGRRRPQAGCARRL; encoded by the coding sequence GTGTCACTGTTTCTTGGTGAAATACTCGCCCATCCCGCCCTTGCCGCCGCCGATCCCGTGGTCCACCCTCTGGGCGCGGTAACTGACGCCCAGCCGGTCCGCTGGGTCCACTCCAGCGAAGTCCTGGACATCGCTCCCCTGCTCCGCGGCGGCGAGCTGTTGCTCTGCGGCGGGATCACCCTGGCCACGGCCACCCCCGCCAAACGCGAAGACTATGTCCGTGAGCTGGCCCAGCGGGGTATCGCGGCGCTGGCTATCGAGACTGGTGGGGCCCTGCCGGAAATTCCGGCCGACATGCTGACGAAGGCCGAGGAATACGGCCTTCCGGTGGTGGAGCTGCGCAAGGTGGTGCCCTTCGTGGGCGTCATGCAGGCCATCAACTCCATGCTGGTGAGCGAGTCGGTGGGGCACCTGCAGCAGGCCGACGCCGCCACGCGCGCCATGGCCGCTGAGCTGGCGCACGGCGCCTCGCTGGACAAGATCCTCAGCGTGCTGGCTGGCATCACCCGCGCCGCGGTGAAGCTCACCTCCCCATGGGGAGTGACCATGGGCAGCGCCGTGCCGCGAGGGGTGGAGCAGTGTGGTCGACGCGGAAGCCGGGGAAGGACCGGAGGACGACGACGGCCCCAGGCCGGGTGCGCACGCCGGCTTTGA
- a CDS encoding cytosine permease, protein MQEKLSPATHGHAAPAGQDHNAVDHEAWLQPIPESARTRKVSGQFWIWAGANLAPINWVLGALGIQLGLGLADTITVLVLGNLIGMLLFGCFVLLGQKTGATGMVLARAAFGRRGNYLPAAIQALLVIGWCAVNTWIILDLVMALFGTLGWVDPEAPNYAWKIGVATFIMALQVAIAWFGYKAIAAFEKWTVPPTILILAVMSAVAWFGMDIDWGYAGPAGHILEGSERIAAMSAVMTAIGIGWGITWFTYAADYSRFVSTSVPKKKVYLASVLGQFIPVVWLGVLGASLATNSGEIDPGKLIVLNFGAMALPVLLMVLHGPIATNILNIYTFSVATQALDISISRRKLNLFVGVFSLAAVVFFIFQEDFAAVLDAWLIGLVAWVAAWGGIMLVHYFWLEKRWPGEPERLFDAVGTKRLPGVNWAGVVSLVAGIFATWLFMYGLIPIMQGPIAVALGGWDLSWLAGGLTSAGVYAILGPRQHIRYLALEPRTSGKADTAPGAEGKEADTAPALPAL, encoded by the coding sequence ATGCAAGAAAAGCTTTCACCAGCAACGCACGGGCACGCTGCCCCAGCCGGTCAGGACCACAACGCCGTGGACCACGAAGCATGGCTGCAGCCCATCCCCGAATCAGCGCGCACACGCAAGGTATCCGGCCAGTTCTGGATCTGGGCGGGCGCCAACCTGGCTCCCATCAACTGGGTGCTGGGGGCACTCGGTATCCAGTTGGGACTCGGGCTGGCGGACACCATCACCGTCCTGGTCCTGGGCAACCTGATCGGCATGCTCCTCTTTGGCTGCTTCGTCCTCCTGGGCCAAAAGACCGGAGCCACCGGCATGGTCCTGGCCCGGGCAGCATTCGGCCGGCGCGGCAACTACCTGCCGGCCGCCATCCAGGCCCTGCTGGTCATCGGCTGGTGCGCGGTGAACACCTGGATCATCCTGGACCTGGTCATGGCCCTCTTCGGAACCCTTGGCTGGGTTGACCCGGAAGCCCCCAATTACGCCTGGAAGATCGGCGTCGCCACCTTCATCATGGCCCTCCAGGTGGCCATCGCCTGGTTTGGCTACAAGGCCATCGCGGCCTTCGAAAAGTGGACCGTGCCGCCCACCATCCTCATCCTCGCCGTCATGTCCGCCGTCGCGTGGTTCGGCATGGACATCGACTGGGGCTACGCCGGACCCGCCGGGCACATCCTGGAAGGCTCCGAACGGATCGCGGCCATGAGCGCCGTCATGACGGCCATCGGCATCGGCTGGGGCATCACCTGGTTCACCTACGCCGCCGACTACTCCCGGTTCGTCAGCACCAGCGTCCCCAAGAAGAAGGTCTACCTCGCCTCCGTCCTTGGCCAGTTCATCCCGGTGGTCTGGCTCGGCGTCCTGGGCGCAAGCCTCGCCACCAACAGCGGGGAGATCGATCCCGGCAAGCTGATCGTCCTGAACTTCGGCGCCATGGCGCTCCCGGTGCTGCTGATGGTGCTCCACGGCCCCATCGCCACCAACATCCTGAACATCTACACCTTCTCGGTTGCCACCCAGGCACTGGACATCTCCATCAGCCGCCGCAAGCTCAACCTGTTCGTCGGCGTCTTCTCGCTCGCCGCCGTCGTCTTCTTCATCTTCCAGGAGGACTTCGCCGCGGTGCTGGACGCCTGGCTGATTGGCCTGGTGGCCTGGGTGGCCGCCTGGGGCGGGATCATGCTGGTGCACTACTTCTGGCTGGAGAAGCGCTGGCCCGGAGAGCCCGAACGCCTGTTCGACGCCGTTGGAACCAAGCGGCTGCCCGGCGTCAACTGGGCCGGCGTCGTCTCCCTGGTGGCCGGCATCTTCGCCACCTGGCTGTTCATGTACGGCCTGATCCCCATCATGCAGGGCCCCATTGCCGTCGCCCTGGGCGGCTGGGACCTGTCCTGGCTCGCCGGCGGACTGACCAGCGCCGGGGTGTACGCCATCCTGGGCCCGCGGCAGCACATCCGCTACCTTGCCCTGGAGCCCCGCACCAGTGGGAAGGCTGATACCGCTCCCGGAGCAGAAGGCAAAGAAGCGGACACCGCCCCTGCCCTTCCCGCCCTCTAA
- a CDS encoding polysaccharide deacetylase has protein sequence MNQPAIADALHPITWPDGAKAAASFTFDVDAESCTIAHEPTSTRRMSLMTHQSYGPKVAVPRLLKILERQDIKATFFIPGFTAESYPDVVRRIVDGGHEVGHHGYLHEPMQGIDAATEASYMDRGLEALAKVAGVRPVGYRAPWWELNWHSPGLLADRGFLYDSSLLDGDAPYRFAVAADDPRDIVEIPVDWTLDDWEQYAFYPGVTGSGVIESPAKVLEMWTLEAEAHHSQGSCFVLTNHPFISGRPSKAVALEQLIERVKAMDGMWVTTMEQIARHTKATVAGVHTHARIDVPVFPGAGAQFEPAVVRQGVPA, from the coding sequence GTGAACCAGCCCGCCATCGCGGATGCCCTGCACCCCATCACCTGGCCGGACGGCGCCAAAGCCGCAGCCTCCTTCACCTTCGACGTGGACGCCGAGTCTTGCACCATCGCCCACGAACCCACCAGCACCCGTCGCATGTCGCTGATGACCCACCAGTCCTACGGCCCCAAGGTGGCGGTGCCGCGGCTGCTGAAAATCCTCGAGCGCCAGGACATCAAGGCCACCTTCTTCATCCCCGGCTTCACGGCGGAGTCCTACCCGGACGTGGTCCGGCGGATCGTCGACGGCGGGCACGAAGTGGGGCACCACGGCTACCTCCACGAACCGATGCAGGGCATTGACGCCGCCACCGAGGCCAGCTACATGGACCGCGGCCTCGAAGCCCTGGCCAAGGTGGCAGGGGTCCGGCCGGTGGGGTACCGGGCACCGTGGTGGGAACTGAACTGGCACTCCCCGGGCCTGCTGGCCGACCGCGGTTTCCTCTACGATTCCAGCCTGCTCGACGGCGATGCCCCCTACCGCTTCGCCGTCGCCGCCGACGATCCCCGGGACATCGTGGAAATCCCCGTGGACTGGACCCTGGACGACTGGGAACAGTATGCCTTCTACCCCGGCGTGACCGGCAGTGGCGTCATCGAAAGCCCGGCAAAGGTCCTGGAAATGTGGACCCTTGAGGCCGAGGCCCACCACTCCCAGGGCAGCTGCTTCGTCCTGACCAACCACCCGTTCATCTCCGGCCGGCCGTCCAAGGCCGTGGCACTGGAGCAGCTGATCGAGCGGGTGAAAGCGATGGACGGGATGTGGGTCACCACCATGGAACAGATTGCCCGCCACACCAAGGCCACGGTGGCCGGGGTCCACACCCACGCGCGGATTGACGTGCCGGTATTTCCGGGCGCGGGTGCGCAATTCGAGCCGGCCGTGGTGCGGCAGGGGGTGCCGGCCTAG
- a CDS encoding helix-turn-helix transcriptional regulator has product MNDPGRRKELGLFLRARRDQALRADYGLPPIGRARDRGLRREEVAFLSGVSVTWYTWLEQGRDISPSRQVLEAVSRALHLSATGVGYVLSLGGYASAAPAGPAADTAPPHIQRLLDALDPNPSFALFPDWGVAGWNRAYAALYPNIATVAPTDRNLLWLVFTDPYVRDLLPDWETTSKRFLAEFRAEAGQRLGDPDIQYQVERLKDASPEFRQGWDLYDILGFESRERLFHHPAVGVLQLEHHQVSPSDRPDLHIVVYTPAPGSNAAAQMKSLLAKS; this is encoded by the coding sequence GTGAATGATCCCGGGCGCCGAAAAGAACTTGGCCTTTTCCTGAGGGCCCGGCGCGACCAGGCGCTGCGGGCGGACTACGGCCTGCCACCGATCGGACGTGCGCGGGACCGCGGGCTGCGGCGTGAGGAGGTGGCCTTCCTCTCCGGCGTCAGTGTCACCTGGTACACCTGGCTTGAGCAGGGACGGGACATCAGTCCGTCGCGGCAGGTCCTGGAAGCGGTCAGCCGCGCCCTGCATCTCTCGGCCACAGGCGTGGGTTACGTCCTGTCCCTTGGCGGCTACGCGTCCGCCGCTCCCGCCGGGCCTGCGGCGGACACTGCCCCGCCCCATATCCAGCGGCTGCTGGATGCGCTGGACCCCAACCCAAGTTTCGCGCTGTTCCCGGACTGGGGCGTGGCCGGCTGGAACAGGGCCTACGCGGCGCTCTACCCCAACATCGCCACCGTGGCTCCGACGGACCGGAACCTGCTGTGGCTGGTTTTCACCGACCCCTACGTCCGCGACCTGCTCCCGGACTGGGAGACCACCAGCAAGCGGTTCCTTGCCGAATTCCGCGCCGAAGCCGGGCAGCGGCTGGGTGATCCGGACATCCAGTACCAGGTGGAACGGCTCAAGGATGCCAGCCCCGAATTCCGGCAGGGGTGGGACCTGTACGACATCCTGGGGTTTGAATCCCGCGAGCGCCTCTTTCACCACCCGGCGGTGGGGGTGCTGCAGCTGGAACACCACCAGGTCTCCCCCTCTGACCGGCCGGACCTGCATATCGTGGTGTACACGCCGGCCCCGGGCAGCAACGCGGCCGCACAGATGAAGTCCTTGCTGGCCAAAAGCTGA
- the ilvD gene encoding dihydroxy-acid dehydratase → MPALRSRTVTHGRNMAGARALLRASGVANSDIGKPIIAVANSFTEFVPGHTHLAPVGRIVSDAILAAGAVPREFNTIAVDDGIAMGHSGMLYSLPSRDLIADSVEYMVNAHCADALVCISNCDKITPGMLMAALRLNIPVVFVSGGPMEAGRVTLTDGSVRSLDLVNAIADAVDESISDADINLIEENACPTCGSCSGMFTANSMNCLAEAIGLALPGNGSVLATHTARKALYEKAGATVVELVKRYYDGDDESVLPRSIATAKAFDNAMALDISMGGSTNTILHLLAAAQEAGVDYGLAEMDAKSRQVPCLAKVAPNVAKDKTYYMEDVHRAGGIPALLGELNRGGLLHKDVHSVHSDDLDGWLDDWDIRGGKATDEAKALWHAAPGGVRSSTAFSQSNEWTSLDTDAAEGCIRSVEHAYSKDGGLAVLRGNVAVDGAVVKTAGVDESIWVFSGPAVVCESQDEAVEKILNKTVKEGDVVVIRYEGPRGGPGMQEMLYPTSFLKGRGMGKKCALITDGRFSGGTSGLSIGHISPEAASGGTIALVEDGDIISIDITRRSMQLEVSDEILAERREKLEVNGGYKPKARDRQVSAALRAYAAMALSADKGAVRDVSLLER, encoded by the coding sequence ATGCCTGCACTCCGCTCTAGAACAGTCACCCACGGCCGCAACATGGCCGGAGCCCGCGCACTGCTGCGCGCCTCCGGCGTCGCCAACTCGGACATCGGCAAGCCGATCATCGCCGTGGCCAACTCCTTCACCGAATTCGTCCCCGGCCACACCCACCTCGCCCCCGTGGGCCGGATCGTCTCCGACGCCATCCTCGCCGCCGGTGCCGTGCCGCGCGAGTTCAACACCATTGCCGTGGACGACGGCATCGCCATGGGCCACAGCGGCATGCTCTACTCACTGCCGTCCCGCGACCTGATCGCCGACTCCGTTGAGTACATGGTCAACGCCCACTGCGCCGACGCCCTGGTATGCATCTCCAACTGCGACAAGATCACCCCGGGCATGCTCATGGCAGCACTGCGCCTGAACATCCCCGTGGTCTTCGTCTCCGGTGGCCCCATGGAAGCCGGCCGGGTGACCCTGACCGACGGCTCCGTCCGCTCCCTTGACCTGGTGAACGCGATTGCCGACGCCGTGGACGAGTCCATCTCCGATGCCGACATCAACCTCATCGAAGAGAATGCCTGCCCCACCTGCGGTTCCTGCTCCGGCATGTTCACCGCCAACTCCATGAACTGCCTCGCCGAGGCCATCGGCCTGGCCCTGCCCGGCAACGGGTCCGTGCTGGCCACCCACACCGCCCGCAAGGCGCTGTACGAGAAGGCCGGCGCCACCGTCGTCGAGCTGGTGAAGCGCTACTACGACGGCGACGACGAGTCCGTGCTGCCGCGCTCCATCGCCACTGCCAAGGCCTTCGACAACGCCATGGCCCTGGACATCTCCATGGGCGGCTCCACCAACACCATCCTGCACCTGCTGGCCGCGGCCCAGGAGGCCGGCGTGGACTACGGCCTGGCCGAGATGGACGCCAAATCCCGCCAAGTGCCCTGCCTGGCAAAGGTGGCACCGAACGTCGCCAAGGACAAGACCTACTACATGGAGGATGTGCACCGCGCCGGCGGCATCCCGGCCCTGCTGGGCGAGCTGAACCGCGGCGGCCTCCTGCACAAGGACGTCCACTCGGTGCACTCCGATGACCTGGACGGCTGGCTGGATGACTGGGACATCCGCGGCGGCAAGGCCACGGATGAAGCGAAGGCCCTCTGGCACGCGGCCCCGGGCGGCGTCCGCTCCTCCACCGCATTCTCCCAGTCGAACGAGTGGACCTCCCTGGACACTGACGCCGCGGAAGGCTGCATCCGCTCCGTGGAGCACGCATACTCCAAGGACGGCGGCCTGGCCGTGCTCCGCGGCAACGTAGCCGTTGACGGCGCGGTGGTGAAGACCGCCGGCGTGGACGAGTCCATCTGGGTCTTCTCCGGCCCGGCCGTGGTGTGCGAGTCGCAGGACGAAGCCGTCGAAAAGATCCTGAACAAGACCGTCAAGGAAGGCGACGTGGTGGTCATCCGCTACGAAGGCCCCCGCGGCGGTCCCGGCATGCAGGAAATGCTGTACCCAACGTCGTTCCTCAAGGGCCGCGGCATGGGAAAGAAGTGCGCCCTCATCACGGATGGCCGATTCTCCGGTGGAACCTCCGGCCTGTCGATCGGGCACATCTCCCCGGAGGCTGCCTCCGGCGGCACCATCGCCCTGGTGGAGGACGGCGACATCATCAGCATCGACATCACCCGGCGCTCCATGCAGCTGGAGGTCTCCGATGAGATCCTGGCCGAACGCCGCGAGAAGCTGGAAGTCAACGGCGGGTACAAGCCCAAGGCCCGGGACCGCCAGGTTTCCGCTGCCCTGCGTGCCTACGCCGCCATGGCCCTCTCCGCGGACAAGGGAGCCGTCCGGGACGTGTCGCTGCTGGAGCGCTAA
- a CDS encoding oxygenase MpaB family protein — translation MVQEVADYRAEGILLAGAGRAILLQLANPAIGRGVAAHSTFTRRPVNRLKGTLTYVYAVVYGTDEQVHEVRRRVNRAHAPVRRAADESSAGYNAYDPALQLWVVATLYDTALTVIEKIYGPLDDDSADAMYRDYARLGTSLQVPAGLWPKDRAAFGRYWQEQLAALRVEEEGAHVGRGLLYPEHTALWYRAIMPSARFLTAGLLPDQLRKDFGLAWSDRHERRFDRTMRVLAVAYPKLPRGTRHWFKDYCLGELDKDLRRSGQPQQRQGTRA, via the coding sequence ATGGTGCAGGAAGTGGCCGATTACAGGGCAGAAGGCATCCTGCTCGCCGGGGCGGGACGGGCCATCCTGCTGCAGCTTGCCAATCCCGCCATCGGCCGCGGGGTGGCGGCACACAGCACCTTCACCCGGCGTCCCGTAAACCGGCTCAAGGGCACGCTCACCTACGTTTACGCCGTCGTGTACGGAACCGATGAGCAGGTGCACGAGGTCCGCCGCAGGGTGAACCGGGCCCATGCCCCCGTGCGGCGGGCGGCCGACGAGTCATCGGCCGGGTACAACGCCTACGATCCCGCGCTGCAGCTCTGGGTGGTGGCCACGCTCTACGACACGGCGCTCACCGTCATCGAAAAAATCTACGGCCCGCTCGACGACGACTCCGCCGACGCCATGTACCGGGACTATGCGCGGCTCGGCACATCGTTGCAGGTTCCCGCTGGCTTGTGGCCTAAGGACCGGGCCGCGTTCGGCCGCTACTGGCAGGAGCAGCTCGCCGCCCTGCGCGTGGAGGAAGAAGGCGCGCACGTCGGCCGCGGCCTGCTGTACCCGGAACACACAGCCCTCTGGTACCGGGCCATTATGCCCTCGGCCCGGTTCCTCACCGCCGGGCTGCTTCCCGACCAGCTGCGGAAAGACTTTGGCCTTGCCTGGAGCGACCGCCACGAGCGGCGCTTCGACCGGACCATGCGCGTCCTGGCCGTGGCCTACCCCAAACTGCCGCGGGGAACCCGGCACTGGTTCAAGGACTACTGCCTGGGCGAGCTCGACAAGGACCTGCGCAGGAGCGGCCAGCCCCAACAGCGTCAGGGGACCCGTGCGTAG
- a CDS encoding DUF817 domain-containing protein, translating into MRSSTSVEQRIDDYARRFLAASPARGAKARLTEFVVFGLKQGWACTFGASLLAVLLAARLWYPDTAVLARNDFLTLAAVVIQVLMVAFKLETLKELRVIVLFHLVGTVMELFKTDVGSWSYGAEGFLRVGAVPLFSGFMYAAVGSYMVRVYRLFDLKFAAYPRRWITAILAGAIYANFFTHHYIWDLRWVLLAAVVIVYGRCVMHFRVFRREFRMPLAVSFLLVALFIWIAENIATWSGAWLYPSQVAGWHPVGLEKLVSWFLLMLISVVLVAWVYKPQEPEMDNGRRRDVPSAALPR; encoded by the coding sequence GTGCGTAGTTCCACCTCCGTCGAGCAGCGGATCGATGACTACGCCCGCCGCTTCCTGGCTGCGTCCCCTGCCCGCGGCGCCAAGGCACGGCTCACCGAATTCGTCGTTTTTGGCCTCAAGCAGGGCTGGGCCTGCACCTTCGGAGCCTCCCTCCTGGCGGTGCTCTTGGCGGCCCGGCTCTGGTACCCGGACACGGCGGTGCTGGCACGGAACGACTTCCTGACGCTCGCCGCCGTCGTAATCCAGGTCCTGATGGTCGCTTTCAAACTGGAAACCTTGAAGGAACTGCGCGTCATTGTCCTGTTCCATTTGGTGGGGACCGTCATGGAATTGTTCAAGACCGACGTCGGCTCCTGGTCCTACGGGGCCGAGGGCTTCCTCCGGGTGGGTGCGGTACCGCTTTTCAGCGGCTTCATGTACGCCGCCGTGGGCTCGTACATGGTGCGCGTCTACCGGCTCTTCGACCTGAAATTCGCTGCCTACCCACGGCGCTGGATCACCGCCATCCTTGCCGGCGCCATCTACGCCAACTTCTTCACCCACCACTACATCTGGGACCTGCGCTGGGTGCTGCTGGCCGCCGTCGTCATTGTCTATGGCCGCTGCGTGATGCACTTCCGCGTGTTCCGCCGGGAGTTCCGGATGCCGTTGGCGGTCTCCTTCCTGCTGGTGGCCCTGTTCATCTGGATCGCCGAGAACATCGCCACCTGGTCCGGGGCCTGGCTCTACCCCAGCCAGGTTGCCGGCTGGCACCCGGTAGGCCTGGAGAAACTCGTTTCCTGGTTCCTGCTGATGCTCATCTCCGTGGTGCTGGTGGCCTGGGTCTACAAGCCCCAGGAGCCGGAAATGGACAATGGACGACGCCGGGACGTTCCGTCGGCTGCCTTGCCGCGGTAA
- a CDS encoding MFS transporter has translation MGQGIAISGLFAVLTSLSVSTLAGSMNRKTLLLGLTALMALSGALVAMAPGYLLFMVGRALIGIVIGGFWSLSAASAMRLVPAHQVARALAIFNGGNALATVLAAPLGSYLGAVMGWRAAFFCLVPLAVVAMVWQWISLPSMKVDKPRESGSVFGIFAAFKSRSVAWGMAACGSFFMGQFVLFTYIRPFLERVTRVDAATVSLVLLVMGVAGFAGTMLIGRFLGKGLYRTLATIPVLMAVIAALLVPAGGWIAAVVVLLGLWGLLSTAAPVGWWSWIAEAMPHDAEVGGGLMVAVVQTSIAIGSTLGGVLFDSAGHGGTFIASAAVLSAAGVLAFVTARATRRTA, from the coding sequence GTGGGGCAGGGAATCGCAATCTCCGGCCTGTTCGCGGTCCTGACCAGCTTGTCGGTGTCCACCCTGGCCGGCAGCATGAACCGCAAGACCCTGCTGCTGGGCCTCACGGCGCTGATGGCACTCTCCGGAGCCTTGGTGGCCATGGCGCCGGGATACCTGCTCTTCATGGTCGGCCGCGCCCTCATCGGCATAGTGATCGGTGGATTCTGGTCCCTGTCCGCAGCCAGCGCCATGCGGCTGGTGCCGGCCCACCAGGTGGCACGCGCCCTGGCGATCTTTAATGGCGGCAACGCCCTTGCCACGGTTTTGGCCGCCCCGTTGGGCAGCTATCTGGGCGCCGTGATGGGCTGGCGCGCTGCCTTCTTTTGCCTGGTGCCGTTGGCGGTGGTTGCCATGGTCTGGCAGTGGATCAGCCTTCCGTCCATGAAGGTGGACAAGCCGCGGGAGTCCGGCAGCGTCTTCGGGATTTTCGCCGCGTTCAAAAGCCGGTCGGTAGCCTGGGGCATGGCCGCTTGTGGGTCCTTCTTCATGGGACAGTTCGTCCTGTTCACCTATATCCGCCCGTTCCTGGAACGGGTGACGCGGGTTGATGCGGCCACCGTCTCCCTGGTCCTTCTGGTGATGGGGGTGGCAGGATTTGCGGGCACCATGCTGATTGGCCGGTTCCTTGGGAAAGGCCTGTACCGGACGCTCGCCACTATTCCCGTGCTTATGGCCGTCATCGCGGCCCTGCTCGTTCCGGCCGGCGGCTGGATAGCCGCCGTCGTGGTTCTTTTGGGCCTGTGGGGCCTGCTGTCCACGGCCGCGCCGGTGGGCTGGTGGAGCTGGATCGCCGAGGCCATGCCGCACGATGCCGAGGTAGGCGGCGGGCTGATGGTGGCTGTGGTCCAGACGTCGATTGCCATCGGATCAACCCTGGGCGGCGTACTGTTCGACTCTGCAGGCCACGGCGGCACCTTCATCGCGAGCGCAGCGGTTCTTTCGGCCGCGGGCGTCCTGGCCTTCGTGACCGCCCGGGCCACACGCCGCACCGCCTGA
- a CDS encoding cupin domain-containing protein, with protein MKFTKSGGQTGAGPKEWFTGTVHIDGIRNPDEQSAIGCAHVRFAPGARTAWHHHPKGQTLYVTDGIGLVARRGGEVQEIRPGDVVYIEPGEEHWHGATPERFMAHVAMQEADANGQVVTWLDHVTEAEYGA; from the coding sequence ATGAAGTTCACGAAGAGCGGCGGCCAGACTGGCGCCGGGCCAAAGGAATGGTTCACCGGAACGGTGCACATCGACGGGATCCGCAACCCCGATGAGCAGTCGGCCATCGGCTGCGCCCATGTCCGGTTCGCCCCGGGTGCCCGCACCGCGTGGCACCACCACCCCAAGGGCCAGACCCTCTACGTCACCGACGGCATTGGGCTGGTGGCCCGGCGCGGCGGAGAGGTCCAGGAAATCCGTCCCGGCGATGTGGTTTACATAGAGCCCGGCGAGGAGCACTGGCACGGGGCAACTCCGGAGCGGTTCATGGCGCACGTCGCCATGCAGGAAGCCGATGCGAACGGCCAGGTGGTCACCTGGCTCGACCACGTCACTGAGGCAGAATACGGGGCTTAG
- a CDS encoding universal stress protein, which produces MSGVVVVGVDASASARKAAEVALGLAESLGASLHVVTAFETENAETYGVGSDKVRISNADSSELVAKSLVGSRPGVEVTHFAARGKPADSLIKEAIRLDARLIVVGNRRMRGIGRLLGSVANSVAHNAPCDVYIANTYDD; this is translated from the coding sequence ATGAGTGGAGTAGTCGTAGTAGGTGTGGATGCCAGCGCATCGGCACGGAAGGCAGCGGAAGTTGCCCTGGGCCTGGCGGAATCGCTGGGAGCATCACTTCATGTGGTGACAGCGTTTGAAACCGAGAATGCCGAAACGTACGGCGTGGGCTCGGACAAGGTCAGGATCTCCAACGCGGACAGCTCCGAGCTCGTGGCCAAATCCCTGGTTGGCTCACGTCCGGGGGTGGAGGTCACCCACTTCGCCGCACGCGGCAAGCCTGCCGATTCCCTGATCAAGGAAGCCATCCGCCTGGACGCCCGGCTGATCGTGGTGGGTAACCGAAGGATGCGCGGCATCGGCCGGCTCCTGGGCAGCGTCGCCAACAGCGTGGCTCATAACGCCCCGTGCGATGTCTACATCGCCAACACCTACGACGACTGA